Proteins from one Caulobacter sp. X genomic window:
- a CDS encoding N-acetylglucosamine transferase — protein sequence MADIDTLDLLSKLTSEGCSLGELITIASELAQAGKPQVADQAYKIWARFNPEHPQLCVALFNRSVLQSALGDNGGAAASLEQAIALNPDFMPAYVNLGGLQERAGLSELAIATWEAGANRSANINGMAVSYAFTCLKQIARLLGDLLQPARAEMALQRAADIDPHAMDVIGQLVATRLSQCKWPILAPSERVSRETLLSGVNPLSIAAYTDDPMLLLAAANTLIEREVKATPEQIRVDRRDAPIDLTGRRLRIGYISSDLRDHAVGYLMAELFEVHDKEKVEVFAYYCGQESSDGLNTRIRAAVEHFIDIRPMSDDEAAQRIADDGIDILVDVNGHTRDARTAVFARRPAPILVNWLGYPGTMGSDYHHYIIADPWIIPPEMEHYYSEAVRRIPCYQPNDRRRRVQEECPTRAEAGLPEDAFVFCCFNGVQKITPHVFDRWMQILKRTPGSVLWLLDSNPEANARLRDYAEAKGVDRTRIVFAPKLQNAYHLARYRLADLFLDTTPYGAHTTASDALWMAVPVLTWSGRSFASRVCGSLVRSAGLPEMVVDSGEAYVDKAVEIGADREKARALRATLEANRDTCVLFNMDLLADSLETLYGEMVAEYQAGGRPSPDLTNLDVYMKVGLELDQDHREMQGVEDYEGLYRQALARRHKVRSIPADNRIWTPDARQSAT from the coding sequence ATGGCCGACATCGATACGCTGGATCTGCTCAGCAAGCTGACCTCCGAAGGCTGCTCGCTCGGAGAGTTGATCACCATCGCCTCGGAACTGGCCCAGGCGGGCAAGCCGCAGGTGGCGGATCAGGCCTACAAGATCTGGGCGCGCTTCAACCCCGAGCATCCGCAGTTGTGCGTGGCGCTGTTCAATCGCTCGGTTCTGCAGTCGGCCCTCGGCGACAATGGAGGCGCGGCGGCCTCGTTGGAGCAGGCGATCGCGCTGAACCCCGACTTCATGCCGGCCTATGTGAATCTGGGCGGTCTGCAGGAGCGGGCGGGACTCAGCGAACTGGCCATCGCCACTTGGGAAGCCGGCGCGAACCGCTCGGCCAACATCAATGGCATGGCGGTCAGCTACGCCTTCACCTGTCTGAAGCAGATCGCGCGTCTGCTGGGGGACTTGCTTCAACCGGCGCGCGCCGAGATGGCGCTCCAGCGCGCGGCGGACATCGATCCGCACGCCATGGACGTGATCGGTCAGTTGGTCGCCACGCGTCTTTCGCAGTGCAAGTGGCCGATTCTGGCGCCGTCAGAACGCGTCAGCCGCGAGACGCTGCTCAGCGGCGTCAATCCGCTGTCGATCGCCGCCTATACCGATGATCCGATGCTGCTGTTGGCGGCCGCCAACACCCTGATCGAGCGCGAGGTCAAGGCGACGCCTGAACAGATCCGCGTCGACCGGCGCGACGCGCCGATCGACCTGACCGGCCGGCGGCTGCGGATCGGGTACATCTCTTCCGATCTCCGCGATCACGCGGTCGGCTATCTGATGGCCGAACTGTTCGAAGTGCACGACAAGGAGAAAGTCGAGGTCTTCGCCTACTACTGCGGCCAGGAGAGCAGTGACGGCCTTAACACGCGCATCCGCGCGGCGGTGGAGCATTTCATCGACATCCGCCCGATGAGCGATGACGAGGCCGCTCAGCGCATCGCCGACGACGGCATCGACATCCTGGTCGACGTCAATGGCCACACCCGCGACGCCCGCACCGCCGTCTTCGCGCGCCGGCCGGCGCCCATCCTGGTCAACTGGCTGGGCTATCCGGGGACGATGGGCAGCGACTACCACCACTACATCATCGCCGACCCGTGGATCATCCCGCCGGAGATGGAGCACTACTACTCCGAGGCTGTGCGCCGGATCCCCTGCTATCAGCCCAATGACCGACGCCGGCGCGTTCAGGAGGAATGCCCGACCCGCGCCGAGGCGGGCTTGCCCGAGGACGCCTTTGTCTTCTGCTGCTTCAACGGCGTCCAGAAGATCACGCCGCACGTGTTCGACCGCTGGATGCAGATCCTCAAGCGCACGCCGGGCAGCGTGCTGTGGCTGCTAGACAGCAACCCGGAGGCCAACGCCCGCCTGCGCGACTACGCGGAAGCCAAGGGCGTTGACAGGACGCGCATCGTCTTCGCGCCGAAGCTGCAGAACGCCTACCACCTGGCCCGCTATCGGCTGGCGGACCTCTTCCTAGACACCACGCCCTATGGCGCGCACACGACGGCCTCGGACGCTCTGTGGATGGCGGTGCCGGTGCTGACCTGGTCGGGCCGCAGCTTTGCTTCGCGGGTCTGCGGCAGCCTGGTCCGCAGCGCGGGCCTGCCCGAGATGGTGGTCGATAGCGGCGAGGCCTATGTCGACAAGGCCGTCGAGATCGGCGCGGATCGCGAGAAGGCCCGGGCCCTGCGCGCGACGCTGGAGGCCAACCGCGACACCTGCGTGCTGTTCAACATGGACCTGCTGGCCGACAGCCTGGAGACGCTCTATGGCGAGATGGTCGCCGAGTATCAGGCCGGCGGGCGGCCCAGCCCGGACCTGACCAATCTGGACGTCTACATGAAGGTGGGCCTGGAATTGGACCAGGATCATCGCGAGATGCAGGGGGTGGAGGACTACGAAGGCCTTTATCGCCAAGCCTTGGCCCGTCGTCACAAGGTCAGGTCGATCCCCGCGGACAATCGGATCTGGACGCCGGACGCGCGTCAGTCGGCGACCTGA
- a CDS encoding DUF563 domain-containing protein yields the protein MRVFPPIYPWNAFDSRRWMESYRSPVIPRVPAPRNLTVHAESEEMRHRLMSEFDHVHFDRVGRLDGEFVSSETGLLLFDRAGSCLQANFPGGSSMAATLTFTEANNPALWDHTQSLRDNWDTLPLIENAAVFSHIYSNNYYHFSFELLQKFRLIQDFDIGVVVMPSPIYHNGVFREMISQALGDRLLLPSSEVARLKNPMLVEAWQSEEGLRWLRAFVGKTLPAEGRRYYIRRNPLKPRRGNNIVETEAFLAFLERHDFTTIDFGNGELSLSQQIDKLQGASFVLATHGAGLTNLSYLNGPARIVEIFSRAVISTSFIRVSDALDLEHHAIIAETLDEQGDIIVDCDLLESLVV from the coding sequence ATGCGCGTCTTTCCGCCGATCTATCCTTGGAACGCTTTCGACAGCCGCCGATGGATGGAGTCCTATCGGTCGCCGGTGATCCCGCGGGTTCCCGCGCCGAGAAACCTGACGGTCCACGCCGAGTCCGAGGAAATGCGGCATCGGCTGATGTCGGAATTCGACCACGTGCATTTCGACCGGGTCGGACGCCTCGACGGCGAGTTCGTCAGCAGCGAAACCGGTTTGCTGTTGTTCGACCGGGCCGGCTCCTGCCTGCAGGCCAATTTCCCGGGCGGCAGCTCGATGGCGGCGACGCTGACGTTCACCGAAGCCAATAACCCGGCCCTCTGGGACCATACCCAATCTCTGCGGGACAACTGGGACACGCTGCCGCTGATCGAGAACGCGGCGGTCTTCAGCCACATCTATTCGAACAACTACTACCACTTCTCCTTCGAACTCCTGCAGAAGTTCCGGCTGATCCAGGACTTCGACATCGGGGTCGTGGTGATGCCGTCGCCGATCTACCACAACGGCGTCTTCCGCGAGATGATCTCCCAGGCCTTGGGAGACCGTCTGCTTTTGCCGTCGTCCGAAGTGGCCCGGCTGAAGAACCCGATGCTGGTCGAGGCCTGGCAGTCCGAAGAGGGGCTCCGCTGGCTGCGAGCGTTCGTGGGCAAGACCCTGCCGGCGGAGGGGCGCCGCTACTACATCCGGCGTAACCCGCTGAAACCGCGCCGCGGCAACAACATCGTCGAGACCGAGGCCTTCCTGGCCTTCCTGGAGCGACACGACTTCACGACGATCGATTTCGGCAACGGCGAGCTCTCGCTGTCCCAGCAGATCGACAAGTTGCAGGGCGCGTCGTTCGTTCTGGCGACGCATGGCGCGGGCCTGACGAACCTGTCCTATCTGAACGGTCCCGCCCGTATCGTCGAGATCTTCAGCCGCGCGGTGATCTCGACTTCGTTCATCCGGGTTTCGGACGCGCTGGACCTCGAGCACCACGCGATCATCGCCGAGACTTTGGACGAGCAGGGCGACATCATCGTCGACTGCGACCTGCTGGAAAGCCTAGTGGTCTAG
- a CDS encoding acyl-CoA dehydrogenase family protein, whose product MSAIADPELIEALRQTVRALCRDFPPGYWRGLDRQKAYPTDFVAAMTKAGLLGVLIPEEYGGGGLGLTAAAAILEEVHASGGNAAALHAQMYTMGTVLRHGSQAQKETWLPKIADGSIRLQAFGVTEPTAGTDTTSISTFARRDGDTYVINGQKVWTSRAEHSDLMVLLARTTPKDQVARKADGLSVFLVDMRAAKGNGLTIKPIATMLNHATTEVFFDNLVIPADSLIGEEGKGFRYILDGMNAERILIGAECLGDAAWLIGKARDYANSRVVFGRPIGQNQGVQFPIARAYAQVHAARLTVYDAAARYDAGLPCGEQANIGKMLASEASWAAADMCLQTHGGFGFAEEYDIERKFRETRLYQVAPISTNLILAYVAEHVLGLPRSY is encoded by the coding sequence ATGTCCGCCATCGCCGACCCCGAACTGATCGAAGCCCTGCGCCAGACGGTGCGCGCGCTGTGCCGCGACTTCCCGCCCGGCTATTGGCGCGGCCTGGACCGCCAGAAGGCCTATCCCACCGACTTCGTCGCGGCGATGACCAAGGCCGGCCTTCTAGGCGTGCTGATCCCCGAGGAATACGGCGGCGGCGGCCTTGGCCTGACGGCGGCGGCGGCGATCCTGGAGGAGGTCCACGCCAGCGGCGGCAACGCCGCGGCCCTGCACGCCCAGATGTACACCATGGGCACCGTCCTGCGGCACGGCTCGCAGGCGCAGAAGGAGACTTGGCTGCCGAAGATCGCCGACGGCTCGATCCGGCTGCAGGCGTTCGGCGTCACCGAGCCCACGGCCGGCACCGACACCACCTCGATCTCGACCTTCGCCCGGCGCGACGGCGACACCTATGTCATCAACGGCCAGAAGGTCTGGACCAGCCGGGCCGAGCATTCCGACCTCATGGTTCTCTTGGCCCGCACCACGCCCAAGGACCAGGTGGCGCGCAAGGCCGACGGCCTTTCGGTTTTCCTGGTCGACATGCGCGCGGCCAAGGGGAACGGCCTGACGATCAAGCCGATCGCCACCATGCTGAACCACGCCACGACCGAGGTGTTCTTCGACAACCTGGTCATCCCCGCCGACAGCCTGATCGGCGAGGAAGGCAAGGGTTTTCGCTACATCCTGGACGGCATGAACGCCGAGCGGATCCTGATCGGGGCCGAGTGCCTGGGCGATGCGGCGTGGTTGATCGGCAAGGCGCGGGACTACGCCAACAGCCGCGTCGTCTTCGGCCGCCCGATCGGCCAGAACCAGGGCGTCCAGTTCCCCATCGCCCGCGCCTACGCCCAGGTCCACGCCGCCCGCCTGACGGTCTATGACGCCGCCGCGCGCTACGACGCCGGTCTTCCCTGTGGGGAACAAGCCAATATCGGCAAGATGCTGGCCTCGGAAGCCTCCTGGGCGGCCGCCGACATGTGCCTGCAGACCCACGGCGGCTTCGGCTTCGCCGAGGAGTACGACATCGAGCGGAAGTTCCGCGAGACCCGCCTCTATCAGGTGGCGCCGATCTCGACGAACCTGATCCTGGCCTATGTCGCCGAGCACGTGCTCGGCCTGCCCCGCTCTTACTGA
- a CDS encoding methyltransferase domain-containing protein, protein MPYSDTVFDRHVESLIGRMKPASVLDIGPGAGKYGRMIQSLRAEGVPIGHLAAIEIDNSYIEQFGLSQVYDVIQLGDATTLPDIGPDASWDLVILGDVLEHFRKSRGIDLIDYLYYRTKYLLLLIPIDYVQGAWEGHHAEAHISTWIPEDFARYKARCVTSNAGSGCEIMLVLINGLQAKAGTDLIFADTDVEIA, encoded by the coding sequence ATGCCGTACTCGGACACCGTCTTCGACCGCCACGTCGAATCCCTCATTGGCCGGATGAAGCCGGCCAGCGTCCTCGATATCGGTCCGGGCGCGGGCAAGTACGGCCGGATGATCCAGTCGCTGCGCGCGGAAGGCGTTCCGATCGGCCACCTGGCCGCCATCGAGATCGACAACAGCTACATCGAACAATTCGGCCTGAGCCAGGTCTATGACGTCATCCAATTGGGCGACGCCACCACCTTGCCGGACATCGGCCCCGACGCGTCCTGGGACCTCGTGATCCTGGGAGACGTGCTGGAGCACTTCCGCAAGTCGCGCGGGATCGATCTGATCGACTACCTCTATTACCGCACGAAATATCTGCTGCTCCTGATCCCCATCGACTATGTCCAGGGCGCGTGGGAAGGGCACCATGCCGAGGCGCATATCTCGACCTGGATCCCCGAGGATTTCGCCCGCTACAAGGCCCGCTGCGTGACGTCCAACGCCGGCTCGGGATGCGAGATCATGCTGGTGCTGATCAACGGCCTGCAGGCCAAGGCGGGGACCGATCTGATCTTCGCCGACACCGACGTCGAGATCGCCTAG